A genomic region of Tsukamurella pulmonis contains the following coding sequences:
- a CDS encoding helix-turn-helix domain-containing protein gives MDPDAPRSLIARVLSTASRREVADAMTERIAADLPGLRDDDAIFGSLAASVEANVENVTHAIVLDVPVERIEVPLAALEYPRRVAQRGLAATSLVRAYYLGQQTMIALIGEALDADLEAAKELREAALRWLVGWSFDYNDVVTRRVLDEYEAERAAWVDARSGARTVRVLEVLEGEVPNVAAASASIRYPLRGSHIGLVVWYAEGVDEVERIERFLRELGDAVGALGPPLSVAVDRLTAWAWLPVSQGDAAIATAREFIVGAADPPRVVLGPPGEALEGFRATNRSAREVRRVADATGASLLVATDPGVGLAALVARDVGAARSWADGVLGDLTGANAADERLRSTLEIFLRTGGSFKATAEQQLMHANSVKYRVRRALQRRGREIADDRLDVEVALAVRRIFGPHAPGNPAR, from the coding sequence ATGGACCCGGATGCGCCCCGCTCGCTGATCGCCCGGGTGCTCAGCACCGCCTCGCGGCGCGAGGTCGCCGACGCCATGACCGAGCGGATCGCCGCCGATCTCCCCGGCCTGCGCGACGACGACGCCATCTTCGGTTCCCTCGCGGCGAGCGTCGAGGCCAACGTCGAGAACGTCACGCACGCGATCGTGCTCGACGTGCCGGTCGAGCGGATCGAGGTCCCGCTCGCCGCCCTCGAATACCCGCGCCGGGTCGCCCAGCGAGGCTTGGCCGCCACCTCGCTCGTCCGCGCCTACTACCTGGGTCAGCAGACGATGATCGCGCTGATCGGCGAAGCTCTCGACGCGGATCTCGAGGCGGCCAAGGAGCTGCGCGAGGCGGCCCTGCGCTGGCTCGTGGGCTGGTCCTTCGACTACAACGACGTCGTCACCCGGCGGGTCCTCGACGAGTACGAGGCGGAACGGGCGGCCTGGGTGGACGCCCGCAGCGGCGCCCGGACGGTGCGCGTGCTCGAGGTCCTGGAGGGGGAGGTGCCGAACGTCGCGGCGGCATCGGCGAGCATCCGGTACCCGCTGCGCGGCAGTCACATCGGGTTGGTCGTGTGGTACGCGGAGGGGGTCGACGAGGTCGAGCGGATCGAGCGGTTCCTGCGCGAGCTCGGGGACGCCGTCGGCGCGCTGGGGCCGCCGCTGTCCGTGGCGGTCGATCGCCTCACGGCCTGGGCGTGGCTCCCGGTGTCGCAGGGCGACGCCGCGATCGCCACGGCACGGGAGTTCATCGTCGGCGCCGCGGATCCTCCCCGCGTCGTCCTCGGCCCGCCGGGGGAGGCGTTGGAGGGCTTCCGCGCGACCAATCGTTCGGCCCGGGAGGTGCGCCGGGTCGCGGATGCGACGGGCGCCTCCCTGCTCGTCGCGACGGACCCGGGGGTCGGTCTCGCTGCGCTCGTCGCGCGCGACGTGGGCGCCGCGCGCAGCTGGGCCGACGGGGTGCTGGGGGACCTGACCGGGGCCAACGCCGCCGACGAGCGGTTGCGCAGCACCCTCGAGATCTTCCTGCGCACCGGCGGCAGCTTCAAGGCGACGGCCGAGCAGCAGCTCATGCACGCCAACTCGGTGAAGTACCGGGTGCGTCGCGCGTTGCAGCGCCGCGGGCGCGAGATCGCCGACGACCGGCTCGACGTGGAAGTGGCTCTCGCGGTGCGCCGGATCTTCGGCCCCCACGCTCCCGGTAACCCGGCTCGGTAG
- the serA gene encoding phosphoglycerate dehydrogenase encodes MTRPVVLIADKLAPSTVEALGDDVEVKWVDGPDRPALLAAVPEADALLVRSATTVDAEVLAAATKLKIVARAGVGLDNVDVPAATERGVLVVNAPTSNIHTAAEHAVALMLATARQIPAADKTLREHTWKRSAFNGVEILGKTVGVVGMGRIGQLVAQRLAAFETKIIAYDPYVSPARAAQLGIELVSIEELVERADFISVHLPKTPETKGLIGRELLAKAKKGVIIVNAARGGLVDEQALADAITSGHVFGAGLDVFETEPCTDSPLFELPQVVVTPHLGASTSEAQDRAGTDVAKSVRLALAGEFVPDAVNVKGGAVDEEVAPWLELTRKLGVLLGGLPGQLPEKIGVTVRGELASENVDILQLSALRGLFSAVIEDAVTFVNAPALAEERGVTVELEKVSESPNHRSLVDVRAVYGDGTVQNVSGTLSGLSRVEKVTNINGRNFDLRAEGLNLFVAYGDQPGSLGKIGTLLGDAGIDIQAAALSQDAEGDGATVLLRVSRPVPAELQQSIADAVSATTIAQVDLS; translated from the coding sequence GTGACCCGTCCCGTGGTATTGATCGCCGACAAGCTGGCACCGTCGACAGTGGAGGCGCTCGGTGACGACGTCGAGGTGAAGTGGGTCGACGGCCCCGACCGCCCCGCCCTGCTCGCCGCGGTCCCCGAGGCCGACGCACTGCTCGTGCGCTCCGCGACCACCGTCGACGCGGAGGTCCTGGCCGCCGCGACCAAGCTCAAGATCGTCGCCCGCGCCGGCGTCGGCCTGGACAACGTGGACGTGCCCGCCGCCACCGAGCGCGGTGTCCTCGTGGTCAACGCGCCCACGTCGAACATCCACACCGCCGCCGAGCACGCCGTCGCGCTGATGCTCGCCACGGCCCGCCAGATCCCCGCGGCGGACAAGACACTGCGCGAGCACACCTGGAAGCGCAGCGCGTTCAACGGCGTCGAGATCCTCGGCAAGACCGTCGGCGTCGTCGGCATGGGCCGCATCGGTCAGCTCGTCGCGCAGCGCCTGGCGGCCTTCGAGACCAAGATCATCGCGTACGACCCCTACGTGAGCCCGGCCCGCGCCGCGCAGCTCGGCATCGAGCTGGTCAGCATCGAGGAGCTCGTCGAGCGCGCCGACTTCATCTCGGTGCACCTGCCCAAGACCCCGGAGACCAAGGGCCTCATCGGCCGCGAGCTCCTGGCGAAGGCCAAGAAGGGCGTCATCATCGTCAACGCCGCCCGCGGCGGCCTCGTCGACGAGCAGGCGCTGGCCGACGCGATCACCTCGGGTCACGTCTTCGGCGCCGGCCTCGACGTCTTCGAGACCGAGCCCTGCACCGACAGCCCGCTGTTCGAGCTGCCGCAGGTCGTCGTGACCCCGCACCTCGGCGCGTCCACCTCCGAGGCGCAGGACCGCGCCGGCACCGATGTCGCCAAGAGCGTCCGCCTGGCCCTGGCCGGCGAGTTCGTTCCGGACGCCGTCAACGTCAAGGGCGGCGCCGTCGACGAGGAGGTCGCGCCCTGGCTCGAGCTCACCCGCAAGCTCGGCGTGCTGCTGGGCGGCCTGCCCGGCCAGCTGCCGGAGAAGATCGGCGTCACCGTCCGCGGCGAGCTGGCCAGCGAGAACGTCGACATCCTGCAGCTCTCGGCGCTGCGCGGCCTGTTCTCCGCCGTCATCGAGGACGCGGTCACGTTCGTCAACGCCCCCGCCCTGGCGGAGGAGCGCGGCGTCACCGTCGAGCTGGAGAAGGTCTCCGAGAGCCCCAACCACCGCAGCCTGGTCGACGTGCGCGCCGTCTACGGCGACGGCACGGTCCAGAACGTCTCGGGCACCCTCTCGGGCCTGAGCCGGGTGGAGAAGGTCACCAACATCAACGGCCGCAACTTCGACCTGCGCGCCGAGGGCCTGAACCTGTTCGTCGCCTACGGCGATCAGCCGGGCTCGCTGGGCAAGATCGGCACGCTGCTCGGCGACGCCGGCATCGACATCCAGGCCGCGGCGCTGAGCCAGGACGCGGAGGGCGACGGCGCGACGGTGCTGCTGCGCGTGAGCCGGCCCGTCCCGGCGGAGCTGCAGCAGTCGATCGCCGACGCGGTGTCCGCCACGACGATCGCGCAGGTGGACCTGTCGTGA